A stretch of the Esox lucius isolate fEsoLuc1 chromosome 2, fEsoLuc1.pri, whole genome shotgun sequence genome encodes the following:
- the eif3m gene encoding eukaryotic translation initiation factor 3 subunit M, with translation MSVPAFIDITEEDQASELRAYLKAKGAEISEENSEGGLHLDLAQIIEASDVCLKDDDKEVESVMNSIVSLLLILEAEKQETLIENLCEKLVKFREGERPSLRMQLLSNLFYGMDESAPVRYTVYCSLIKVAATCNAIAFIPTDLDQVRKWITDWNLNTEKKHTLLRLVYEALVDCKKSEAAAKVMVELLGSYTEDNASQARVDAHRCIVRALKDPNTFLFDHLLALKPVRFLEGELIHDLLTIFVSAKLAAYVKFYQSNKDFIDSLGLNHEQNMAKMRLLTFMGMAVEFKEISFDTMQQELQIEADEVEAFVIDAVRTKMVYCKIDQTQRKVVVSHSTHRTFGKQQWQQLYDSLSSWKGSLATVKTSLQTLSPSA, from the exons ATGAGTGTCCCAGCATTTATCGACATAACTGAAGAGGACCAG GCCTCAGAGCTCAGAGCCTACTTAAAAGCCAAGGGAGCAGAGATCTCAGAAGAAAACTCTGAAGGCGGTCTCCATTTGGACCTGGCTCAGATCATCGAGGCCTCCGATGTCTGCCTCAAGGATGACGACAAAG AAGTGGAGAGTGTGATGAACAGCATAGTGTCCCTCCTGTTGATCCTGGAGGCAGAGAAACAGGAGACCCTGATTGAGAATCTGTGCGAGAAGCTGGTCAAGTTCCGTGAGGGAGAGAGGCCTTCGCTGAGGATGCAGCT GCTGAGTAACCTGTTCTATGGCATGGATGAGTCGGCCCCGGTCAGGTACACGGTCTACTGCAGCCTCATCAAGGTCGCGGCCACCTGCAATGCCATTGCCTTCATCCCTACAGACCTGGACCAG gtgcgTAAGTGGATCACAGACTGGAACCTGAACACAGAGAAGAAACACACACTGCTGAGACTGGTCTATGAGGCTCTGGTTGACTGCAAGAAGAG cGAGGCTGCTGCTAAAGTGATGGTGGAGCTGCTTGGTAGCTACACAGAAGACAACGCCTCACAAGCACGTGTTGATGCCCACAG GTGCATTGTGCGAGCCCTAAAAGACCCCAACACCTTCCTGTTTGACCACCTTCTGGCCTTGAAACCTGTCCGCTTCCTGGAGGGAGAACTCATCCATGAC CTCCTAACCATCTTCGTCAGTGCAAAGCTAGCGGCCTACGTGAAGTTTTACCAGAGCAACAAAGACTTTATCGATTCCCTCG GGCTGAACCATGAGCAGAACATGGCCAAGATGCGTCTGCTGACGTTCATGGGCATGGCGGTGGAGTTTAAGGAGATCTCCTTTGACACCATGCAGCAGGAGTTGCAGATTGAGGCTGATGAGGTGGAGGCCTTCGTCATTGATG CTGTTCGGACCAAGATGGTGTACTGCAAGATTGACCAGACGCAGCGAAAGGTTGTTGTGAG CCACAGCACACATCGCACCTTCGGCAAACAGCAGTGGCAGCAGCTCTATGACAGTCTCAGTTCCTGGAAGGGCAGTCTGGCAACCGTAAAGACCAGCCTTCAGACCTTGTCCCCCTCTGCCtaa